In Pseudomonas sp. FP1742, the DNA window AAAGGGGACTTCCTTGAGGCCCTCAATGTCGCTGGCGCCTGGCAGTTGCCGGTGGTGTTCATCGTCAACAACAACCAATGGGCGATCTCGGTACCGCGGCGAATTCAGTGTGGCGCCCCGACGTTGGCGCAGAAAGCCATTGGCGCGGGGTTCCACGGCGAGCAGGTCGACGGCAACGACATACTCGCCATGTACGACCGCGTGCAAGTGGCTCTCGAACGGGCGCGTCATGGTAAAGGCCCGGTGTTGCTCGAATGCCTGAGCTATCGCCTCGGCGATCACACCACAGCCGACGATGCCACGCGCTACCGCTCGGCGGACGAGGTCAAGCAGGCCTGGCTCGAAGAGCCGATCAAACGCTTGCAACGGTTCATGGCCGGGCAAGGCGTATGGGACGAAGGCCGCGAACAGGCGCTGATCGGCGAATGCCAGGCCCTGGTGCAAAGTGCTGTGGATAACTTCGACGCGGCGGGTCTGCAGGCGCCGGAATCGGTGATCGATCATGTTTACGCGCAGTGGCCGCAGGCTCTGGCCGAACAGCGCGAAGAGTTCCTCGAACGGGTGGCCCGCCGGACGGGAGGTTCGAGCCATGAGTAACGGTAAGGTGACGCTGCTGGAGGCGGTGAATCTGGCGTTGCATCGAGCCATGCGCGAAGACGAGAACGTTATCGTCCTGGGTGAAGACGTCGGGGTGAACGGTGGCGTGTTTCGCGCCACGCTGGGCCTGCGCGACAGCTTTGGTTTCAAGCGGGTCATCGATTCGCCGCTGGCCGAAACCATGATCAGCGGGCTGGCAGTGGGCATGGCGGCCCAAGGCCTGAAACCGGTGGTGGAAATCCAGTTCATGGGGTTTATCTACGCCACCATGGAACACCTGGTGTCCCACGCCAGCCGCATGCGCAACCGCACGCGCGGGCGGCTCACTTGCCCGATGGTGCTGCGCTCGCCAATGGGCGCAGGGATTCGCGCCCCGGAACATCACAGCGAAAGCACCGAAGCACTGTTCGCGCACATTCCGGGGTTGCGGGTGGTGATCCCGTCCTCGCCAGCCCGGGCCTATGGTTTGTTGCTCGCGGCCATCGACGACCCGGACCCGGTGATCTTTCTCGAACCGACCCGACTCTATCGCATGAACCCTCAACCGTTGTTGGACGACGGTAAACGCCTGCCGCTGGACAGCTGTTTCACCCTGCGTGAAGGCAGCGATATTACCTTGATCAGTTGGGGCGCCAGTGTGATGGAAACCCTGCAAGCCGCCACGGCATTGGCTGAACAGGGCATCTCGGCGGAAGTGATCGATGTCGCCAGCATCAAACCGTTGGACCTGGACACGATGGAGGCCTCGGTGCGCAAGACCGGTCGCTGCGTGATCGTGCATGAGGCGCCGCGCTCCTGCGGGGTCGGCGCGGAAATCGCCGCCAGTCTCTACGAACGGGTGTTGCTGGAGTTGCAGGCACCGATCCAGCGAGTCACCGCGCCGGACATCCCGCCGCCACTGTATCGACTGGAATCGCTGTACATGCCCGGCGTCGAAGACATTCTGCACGCCTGCGACACCGTGCTGCGCCACGCCTGAAGAAGCCCCTGAACAGACACCAGAGGCCGAGGAGGTTGCGATGAAATATTTCAAACTGCCGGATCTGGGCGAAGGCTTGCAGGAGGCGGAAATCGTCCGCTGGCACGTCAAGGTCGGCGATTCCGTCAAGGCCGATCAACTGCTGGTGTCGGTGGAAACCGCCAAAGCGCTGGTGGACATTCCCGCGCCTTACGATGGCGTGGTGGCGAAAACCTTCGGCGGCGAGGGCGACATTCTGCACGTCGGAGAACCGCTGCTCGGTTACGAGGGCGAAGCGGATGCCGGCACTGTGGTCGGACGGCTTGAGGGCGGCGGCACGAATCAGGAGGATGCCTTTTTCATCGGCGCCGCGCCTTCGACCCGCGAACACCTGGCGAACCGTGCCACACCGGCGGTGCGGCAATTGGCTCGGCAGCTTGGCGTTGAGCTGAGCGCCTTGGTCGGCTCCGGCCAGGACGGCTTGATCACCCGCAGCGATGTAGAAAACGCGGCCCAGTCGGAACGTGAACGCTTCGGTGGTGAAAAGCTGCGCGGTGTACGACGCAGCATGGCACTGAACATGGCCAGGTCCCATGCCGAAGTGGTGCCGGTGACGATTTTCGGTGACGCCGACCTGCATCGTTGGGGGCAGGCACGGGAGCCGCTGATTCGTCTGGCCAAGGCCATGGCGGCCGCCTGTGGCGTGGAGCCGGTGCTCAATAGCGCTTTCGATGGCAAAACCCTGGCGCTCAAACAACACGATCGGCTCGACCTGGGCATTGCCGTGGATACACCGGACGGTTTGTTCGTGCCGGTGCTGCGCGATGTCGGCAATCGCACGTCGGCGGATTTGAAAGAGGGTGTGATGCGCCTGCGCGCCGATGTGCAGGCGCGCTCGATTCCGCCCAGGGAGATGATGGGCGCGACCCTGACCCTGTCGAATTTCGGCACCTTGTTCGGTCGCTATGCCAACCCGGTGGTGGTGCCGCCGCAAGTGGCGATCCTCGCCGCCGGGGCGATCCGCGATGAACCGGTGGCGCTCGAGGGGGCGGTGGTGGTGCATCCGATCCTGCCGCTGTCCCTGACCTTCGACCACCGCGTGGTCACCGGCGGCGAGGCGGCGCGGTTCTTCAAGGCGTTGGTCGAAGCGCTGGAGCAACCTGACGCCTGATTTTTGCGGGCATGAAAAAGGCCCTGAGCCATTGGACTCAGGGCCTATTCAATTCGGGCATTGTTTACTTCGGCGTCTTGGCGGCTTTGGCTGGCTTGATCGGCTCAGCTTGCTCCACTTCAACAGGTGCAGCCACTACAACAGGTTTAGCGACTTCAGTCGGCACGTTGAGCAATTCGGACAGCGCGTCCGGCTGGCTCTTGAACGCCTTGGCGAACACGTCACGGTTCTTCGCCATGTAGATTCCGGCTTCTTCCACTTGCTGTTCGGTCAGGGACGGAACGGCTTTTTGCAACACTTCAGCCAGCAATTCGGCCAGTTCGAGCATTTTGTCATGACGGTCAGCTTCGGCTTTATCCATGAACAAGCGCTCCAGATCTCGGCTGCTGCGGTATACCACTTCGACGGCCATTCACCACCTCACATGCCTTCACATTTAGTTGTCTTTGCGACTACTGTATCTATATACAGCGACAAGGATAAGCGAATCCCTGCGCTTTGGGTAGTGGCTTTTTAATGTAGACCGGATTCGGGGTTTGTCAGGTTAACCGTGTCGTCCCTATTCGCGAGCAAGCCCGCTCCCACAGGATGTGCGCTGTTCCTTGTGGGAGCGGGCTTGCTCGCGAACAGGCCGGCAAAAACACCACGAAAGTGTCCAGTAGCAGCCCATCGCCATCTCACCCAACAGCCTCTGGCCTTTTTTCTGCATGCAGAACAACCGTCACGTCCAACCCGCATCATCCGCTCGAACCGAGCTAAGGAATAACCATCGTGAAAATCAACTGGGCCGAGAACCTGCGGCAGAACGTGCACCAACTGGCCGAGTCCCTGGGCAACCTGTTCGTCGAGACCTTCCACTACTTGGCGCTGTTCGCCATCGGTGCAGTCACCGCATGGGCGGCGGTGATGGAATTCTTGCAGATGATCGAGGCGGGGCACATCAAGATCGATGACATCCTGTTGCTGTTCATCTACCTGGAACTGGGGGCGATGGTCGGGATTTATTTCAAGACCAACCACATGCCGGTGCGTTTCCTGATCTACGTGGCGATCACCGCGCTGACACGGCTACTGATCTCCAACGTCTCGCACCACAATCCGCCGGACCTGGGGATCATCTACCTGTGCGGCGGGATCCTGCTGCTGGCGTTTTCGATTCTGGTGGTGCGTTACGCCTCGTCGCAATTTCCTTCGGTGAAGATCGAACACCCGCAGCGCAAGATCGGTGCGGGTTCCGGTGAGCATCCTGAAGTGGAGAAGGGCGAGCTTTAAAGCCCGATTTCAGGTCGGGTCCGGGCTTTGGCCTGTGGCGGCGGCAGCTTACGGTTGTCGCCGTCGGTCATGGCTTCGAGGATGGCCACGGCGCATTGACCCTGTTCGATGGCGATGCCGAATTGAATGCTTTGCACCAGGCGTTTGAGGCGCTTGGGGTCATTGCGTTGTTCGGCGCTGATCATCCGTTTGGCCACCACACGGCCAGCGTTGGAGAGGGTCAGCATGATGCTGCCGTCCAGACCCTGGATGCTCAGGTTGATTTGATAATCCGC includes these proteins:
- a CDS encoding dihydrolipoamide acetyltransferase family protein: MKYFKLPDLGEGLQEAEIVRWHVKVGDSVKADQLLVSVETAKALVDIPAPYDGVVAKTFGGEGDILHVGEPLLGYEGEADAGTVVGRLEGGGTNQEDAFFIGAAPSTREHLANRATPAVRQLARQLGVELSALVGSGQDGLITRSDVENAAQSERERFGGEKLRGVRRSMALNMARSHAEVVPVTIFGDADLHRWGQAREPLIRLAKAMAAACGVEPVLNSAFDGKTLALKQHDRLDLGIAVDTPDGLFVPVLRDVGNRTSADLKEGVMRLRADVQARSIPPREMMGATLTLSNFGTLFGRYANPVVVPPQVAILAAGAIRDEPVALEGAVVVHPILPLSLTFDHRVVTGGEAARFFKALVEALEQPDA
- a CDS encoding phosphate-starvation-inducible protein PsiE, with the translated sequence MKINWAENLRQNVHQLAESLGNLFVETFHYLALFAIGAVTAWAAVMEFLQMIEAGHIKIDDILLLFIYLELGAMVGIYFKTNHMPVRFLIYVAITALTRLLISNVSHHNPPDLGIIYLCGGILLLAFSILVVRYASSQFPSVKIEHPQRKIGAGSGEHPEVEKGEL
- the pdhA gene encoding pyruvate dehydrogenase (acetyl-transferring) E1 component subunit alpha → MLHKVELPYTRFLSPDGQLLGDLPAWADDFNLLTRLYRQMVLTRLFDQKAVALQRTGRIGTYAPTLGQEAIGVAVGSLMHAEDVLIPYYRDTAVQLMRGVRMEEILLYWGGDERGSDFADPAVAQDFPICVPIATQALHACGVASAFKIRGEHRVAVTTCGDGGTSKGDFLEALNVAGAWQLPVVFIVNNNQWAISVPRRIQCGAPTLAQKAIGAGFHGEQVDGNDILAMYDRVQVALERARHGKGPVLLECLSYRLGDHTTADDATRYRSADEVKQAWLEEPIKRLQRFMAGQGVWDEGREQALIGECQALVQSAVDNFDAAGLQAPESVIDHVYAQWPQALAEQREEFLERVARRTGGSSHE
- a CDS encoding DUF3509 domain-containing protein; this translates as MDNPFQLITDAFAADYQINLSIQGLDGSIMLTLSNAGRVVAKRMISAEQRNDPKRLKRLVQSIQFGIAIEQGQCAVAILEAMTDGDNRKLPPPQAKARTRPEIGL
- a CDS encoding alpha-ketoacid dehydrogenase subunit beta — its product is MSNGKVTLLEAVNLALHRAMREDENVIVLGEDVGVNGGVFRATLGLRDSFGFKRVIDSPLAETMISGLAVGMAAQGLKPVVEIQFMGFIYATMEHLVSHASRMRNRTRGRLTCPMVLRSPMGAGIRAPEHHSESTEALFAHIPGLRVVIPSSPARAYGLLLAAIDDPDPVIFLEPTRLYRMNPQPLLDDGKRLPLDSCFTLREGSDITLISWGASVMETLQAATALAEQGISAEVIDVASIKPLDLDTMEASVRKTGRCVIVHEAPRSCGVGAEIAASLYERVLLELQAPIQRVTAPDIPPPLYRLESLYMPGVEDILHACDTVLRHA